GGTAGCGGGACCATCTCCCTCGCCAACTGCAACATGAAGTGCGTCTTCTGCCAGAACTTCGAGACCAGCCACGAGGCGAAGGGGGAGCCAGCGACGCCCGTGGAGATCGCCGAGATGGCTCTCGAACTCGAGTCGAAGGGCTGTCACAACGTCAACTTCGTCTCGCCGACCCACCACTCGCCGCACCTCGTCGAGGCCGTCAAGATCGCGAAGGATGGCGGTCTGGACCTCCCGGTCGTCTGGAACTGCGGGGGGTACGAACGACCCGAGATCCTCACGAAACTGGACGGGATCGTCGACGTCTACATGCCCGACGTGAAGTGGGGCGACGACGCGGCCGCGGCGACGTACTCGAAAGCGCCCAATTACTGGTCGAACGTCACCGACTCGCTGCGGGAGATGCACCGGCAGGTCGGCGACCTGGAACTCGCCGACACCGGACTCGCGACCGGCGGCCTCCTCGTGCGCCACCTCGTGATGCCGAACCACGTCGAGAGCGCGAAACGGGTACTAACGTTCGTCGCCGAGGAGATTTCCGAGGCGACGTTCGTCGACGTGATGGCCCAGTACCGGCCGTACTACAAGGCCAAAGACGAGGAGTTCTACGAGGAGATCAGCCGGCCGATCACCGCCGAGGAATACGACGAGGTGGTCGATCACGCCCGCGAGGTGGGCCTCGAACGGCTCACGCTCGATCGATCGATGCTCGCCGATCGGGGCGACTCGATCGGGCTGTTCTGACTGGGGCACCGAACCCCGCCTGCGGGCCGCTCGAGGCCCTGATCGGCTACGAGAACAGGTCCTCGTGGCGCTGAGCCAGGTTCGTGTACTCGCCCGAGGAGAACTCCTCGAAGATCGCCTCGGGATCGATCCCCGTCTCGGAGAGCGGCGTGATCTCTGCGGGAACGCCACGGGCGAACGACTCCGGCGGGATGTCGTACTCGTCGGGGATCACCG
The nucleotide sequence above comes from Halosolutus halophilus. Encoded proteins:
- a CDS encoding radical SAM protein — protein: MSIGTPDTTPNYRTLGGEEFERRIADLWDRYEDCDLCAYDCGVDRTAGNVGTCQVDDTAYVSSYFPHFGEEDCLKGHNGSGTISLANCNMKCVFCQNFETSHEAKGEPATPVEIAEMALELESKGCHNVNFVSPTHHSPHLVEAVKIAKDGGLDLPVVWNCGGYERPEILTKLDGIVDVYMPDVKWGDDAAAATYSKAPNYWSNVTDSLREMHRQVGDLELADTGLATGGLLVRHLVMPNHVESAKRVLTFVAEEISEATFVDVMAQYRPYYKAKDEEFYEEISRPITAEEYDEVVDHAREVGLERLTLDRSMLADRGDSIGLF